In the genome of Streptomyces sp. SLBN-118, the window GGCACTCCGCCGAGCAGGGGGCGCACATCGTCGCCTTCCCCGAGATGGTGCTGACCGGCTATCCCGTAGAGGATCTGGCCCTGCGGTCGTCCTTCGTGGAAGCGTCCCGGGCCGCCCTGCGCGGGCTCGCTGTGCGCCTCGACGAGGAGGGCTTCGGCGAGCTGCCGGTCGTCGTCGGCTACCTCGACCGCTCCGCGCGGGCCCAGCCCCGCTATGGGCAGCCCGCGGGCGCACCCCAGAACGCCGGGGCCGTGCTGCACCGCGGCGAGGTGGTGCTGGCCTTCGCCAAGCACCACCTGCCCAACTACGGCGTCTTCGACGAGTTCCGCTACTTCGTGCCGGGCGACACCATGCCGGTGATCCGGGTGCACGGCGTCGATGTGGCGCTCGCGATCTGCGAGGACCTCTGGCAGGACGGCGGCCGCGTCCCGGCCACCCGTTCCGCGGGGGCCGGGCTGCTGATCTCGATCAACGCCTCGCCGTACGAGCAGAACAAGGACGACACCCGCCTGGAGCTGGTGCGCAAGCGCGCCCAGGAGGCGGGCTGCACCACGGCGTATCTGGCCATGATCGGCGGACAGGACGAGCTGGTCTTCGACGGCGATTCGATCGTCGTCGACGCGGCCGGTGAAGTCGTCGCACGGGCCCCGCAGTTCGCCGAGGGCAGCGTGGTGCTGGACCTGGAGCTGCCCGCCGCCTCCGCCGAACCGCGGGAGGGCGTGGTCGACGACGGGCTGCGCATCGAGCGCGTCGTCCTCTCCGAGGAGCCCGTCAAGGCGTACGAGGCGGAGCTGACCGGCGGCTACGCCGAGCGTCTCGACGACGACGAGGAGGTGTACTCCGCGCTGGTCGTGGGCCTGCGCGCGTACGCCGCCAAGAACGGCTTCCGTTCGGTGCTGATCGGCCTGTCCGGCGGCATCGACTCCGCACTGGTCGCGGCGATCGCCTGCGACGCGCTCGGCGCGCAGAACGTCTACGGCATCTCGATGCCGTCGAAGTACTCCTCGGACCACTCCAAGGGCGACGCGGCCGAGCTGGCGCGCCGTACGGGGCTCAACTTCCGCACCGTACCGATCGAGCCGATGTTCGACGCGTACATGAGCTCGCTCTCGCTGACCGGTCTCGCGGAGGAGAACCTCCAGTCGCGGCTGCGCGGCACGATGCTGATGGCGGTCTCCAACCAGGAGGGCCACATCGTGCTCGCGCCGGGCAACAAGTCCGAGCTGGCGGTGGGCTATTCGACGCTCTACGGCGACTCGGTGGGGGCGTACGGGCCGATCAAGGACGTCTACAAGACGTCCGTCTTCCGGCTCGCGAAGTGGCGCAACCGCGCCGCCGAGGAGCGCGGGCAGGTCCCGCCGATCCCGGAGGCCTCGATCACCAAGCCGCCGAGCGCGGAGCTGCGCCCCGGCCAGGTCGACACCGACTCCCTGCCCGACTACGACGTACTGGACCGGATCCTGGAGCTGTACGTCGACCGGGACCAGGGCAAGGACGCGATCGTGGCGGCCGGCTTCGACGAGGAACTGGTCGCCAGGACCCTGCGGATGGTGGACACGGCGGAGTACAAGCGGCGCCAGTACCCGCCGGGCACCAAGATCTCGGCGAAGGGCTTCGGCAAGGACCGGCGGCTGCCGATCACGAACCGCTGGCGGGAGACGACGCACTGACCTGTGGGTCCGGGGTACGGGGGCTTCCCGCGGCGGCGACGCGCGAGGGGCCCCTTTTCCCGTCCCGTCGGCAGTCCCACCGTCCAACGCGAGGCTGCGCCCCAGACCCGTGCGGGGGCTCCGCCCCAGACCCCCCGCTCCTCAAACTCCCCCAGACTTCGTCCGGGGGACCCCCAAGGGGCTGAATGCACTCGGGACCGCGCCCAAATCGCCGTCGAGGCTGGAATGCGCGGCCGGGCCGCGCATGTCAGCCCGTCCGGCGTTTGAGGGCATGCGGCCGAAGGTCGCATACGGGGCCAGGGGGCGAAGCCCCCACCCCCGCGCCGCGTACCAGGCGCAAGGGGGCTGGGGGCGTGCCCCCAGTTACGGGATGGGGGGTACCTCCCACGGCCGCCAGGCCGTAGGGGGACAGGCGGGGCTGGGAACGCTCAGAGCTCGATGCGCGCCGCGATCGGCAAATGGTCGCTGTCCGTCTTGGGAAGGGTCCAGGACGAGATCGGCTCCACGCCCTTCACCAGGATCTGGTCGATCCTCGCCATCGGGAAGGACGCCGGCCAGCTGAAGCCGAAGCCGTCGCCCGCCGCCCCCTGCGTGGAGCGCATCTGGGAGGTGATGGACCTCAACGAGCGGTCGTTCATGGTGCCGTTGAGGTCACCGAGCAGCACGACCTTGCCGGTCCGCTCGTGCGCGATCGCCTCCCCCAGCGCGTCCGCGCTGTTGTCGCGCTGGTTCGCGGTGAAGCCCGCGTTGAGCTTGACCCGTACCGACGGCATGTGCGCGACGTACACCGCGACCGCACCCTCGGGCGTCCGCACGGTGGAGCGCAGCGCGCGCGTCCAGCCGAGCCGGATGTCCACGGGCGACGTGTCGGTCATCGGGTACTTGCTCCACAGCCCCACGGTGCCCTGCACGGAGTGGTACTTGTACGTCCCGGCCAGCGCCTGTTCGTACGCCGAGACCTGACCGACCGGCAGTTCCTGCAGCGCGAGCACGTCCGCGCCCGACGAGGCGACCTTCTTCGCCGTGCCCTCGGGGTCGAGGTTGCCCGCGTTGACGTTGTGCGTGGCGACGGTCAGATCGCCCCCGCCGCCCGACTTGCCGGTGACCAGGCCGCCGAAGAGGTTGAGCCAGACAATCGACGGCAGCAGCAGTGCGATCAGCGCGGTGGCCGAACGCCGCAGCACGGCGACAACCAGGATCACGGGGATGAACACGGCGAACCACGGCAGAAAGGTCTCGCTCAGGCTGCCCAGGTTGCCGATGCGGTTGGGGACTTGCGCGTGCAGGATCATCAACAGGGCGATCAGTACGGCGAGTGCGGCGAGCACGAGGCCGCGCCGCCAGATGCCTGGGTCGCCCCGCCAGCCGTCGAGCAGGCTCCGGAACCGGGCTCCGGTGCGCCCGTTCTGGGGCCTGCCGTGACCGGTCTCCGTCTTGTACGCCTGCGCCATGGAGCTTTCCTCACTGCCTTGCGTCACACCGACCTCGCCGTCGACAGTAGGCGACGACGGGTGTTTCGCCGCCGTCGCCGGACGGCCGTTCTGCCTCGATGACGACAGGACGACGTACCGGGTTCCTCGTATCGGGCCAGGTGAGGGCGCTGTGACAGAACCCGAACACTTCGGGCAGCAGCCCGGACGGCGGTTCGGAATGCTTCAGCGTGGCGCGCGTACACCCTGGAGGACCGCGTCCACGATCCGTTCCGCGCCGCCCTCTTCGGGTGTGCCTTCGGGGCGCAGCACGGTTCGGACCAGCATCGGTCCCACGAACAGGTCGCCGAGGAGTTCGATGTCGATGTCGGAGCGGATCTCGCCGCTCTCGATGCCGCGGCGCAGGACGGCTTCCATGAGTTCACGGCGGGGGGCGACGGCGGTGCGGTGGTACAGCTCCCACAGTTGGGGATAGTTCTGCATCTGCGCGAAGACGCTGTGCAGGAGCGTGGAGGACCGCTTGGCGAGACCGCGTCGGCGCAGCATCTCGACGAGCGCGACCAGGTCGTCCCGCACGGAGGTGCCGGGCAGGGGCGGAGCGACCGGTTCCATGGACCGTACGACGTCGAGAAGGAGGGCTTCCTTGCCTTCCCAGCGGCGGTAGATGGTGGCCTTGCCGACCCCGGCGGTGCGGGCGATGCGCTCGATGGACAGCTCGGATATGGGGACGCCTCCTTCGAGGAGCCGCACGACGGCTTCGACGATGGACCGCTCGGCCGCCTCGCTGCGGGGCCGCCCTCGCCTTGGGTTCTTGCGTTGCTCCGCCTGCTGCCGCTCCATCTGCTGCTGCTCCCTCAGGGGCACGTTCGCTCCCTCCCTCACCTTGTCCGGTCCCCTCCGTGTCCAGCCCTCGCCCGTTTTTCCGATTCTCCCCGCCCCCGCCCGAAGCCCGGCCGTCGGCTCCGGGGGAGCGTTCGCGCAATGCAGGGCGCTCAGTCGCGCGCGGCCGTCTCCGGGACGCGTTCAGGGCCTTGGCGGTCCGGTCCCGCGCCCGGTCGGCCGGGCAGGAACGCCCCGACCACCACGGCACCGATGACGGCGATGGCCGCCGAGCAGAGTGACGTCAGATGCATGGCGTCGAGGAAGGCCTCGTTCGCCGGGCCGATCAGTGCCTTGCCCGCCGGGCCGAGCCTCTCCGCGGCGGCGAGGGTGGCCTCGATGGACTCGCCTGCGGCATTCCGTGCCCCGGCGGGCAACACGCCGAGGTGACCCTCGATCCCGTTGCGGTAGTGCGTGGCCAGCAGCGAGCCGAGTACGGCCACCCCGAGCGCGCCGCCGATCTGGCGGAAGGTGTTGTTGACCGCGCTGCCCGAGCCGGCCTTCTCCCGCGGCAGCAGCCGCACCACCAGGTAGGTCACCGGCGTGGAGACGTGTGCCATGCCCACGCCCTGGGCGAGGAAGGCGATCTCGATCGCCCATACCGGGGTCGAGGTGTCGAACAGCGCGAACGCCCAGAACCCGACCGCGATCAGCAGCATGCCCGCCGCGCAGGTGACCCGCGTACCGAACCGGGCCACGGCAAGCCGGGCCCGCGGCGCGAAAACCATCTGTGCCGCGGCCATCGGCAGGATGAGCAGCCCGGCCCGCAGGGCGCTGTAGCCGCGCACGCTCTGCAGATAGAACGCGGAGAAGAAGGTCAGGCCCATGAGGGCGAAGAAGACGAGCGCGACCGCGGCGACGGCCGCGGAGAAGGCGGGCTTCTTGAAGTACCCCATGTCGAGGGCGGGATGCCTGCTGCGCTTCTCGTGGAGGACGAAGAAGACGAGCACGGCGAGCCCCAGGGCCACCGGGCCGACCACGGACCGGGCCGTGAAGTCGCCCAGCTCGCCGGCGTGGATGATCCCGTACACCAGCAGCAGCATGCCGACGATCGACAGCACGACGCCGAGGGGGTCGAGGCCGCCGGGGTTCGGGTCCTTGGAGTCCGGCACCAGAAGTGCGACGCAGACCACGGCGATGATGACGACGGGCACGTTGATCAGGAAGATCGAGCCCCACCAGAAGTGGTCGAGGAGCATTCCGCCGGTGACCGGGCCGACGGCGATCGCGACGCCGACGCTGCCCGCCCAGATCCCCATGGCCTTGGGCTGCTCGTCACGCTCGAAGACGTGCACCAGCACGGCGAGCGTGGCAGGCATCACAAAGGCGGCGCCGAAGCCCATCAGCGCCCGGTAGGAGACGAGCTCGGCGGGTGAGCCGGACAGCGCGGCGAGTCCCGAGCCGAAGCCGAACAGGGAGGTGCCGAAGAGCAGGACCTTCTTGCGGCCCACACGGTCGCCCACCAGGCCGGCGGTGAACAGCATCCCGGCGAGGACGAGCGTGTAGGAGTTCATCGCCCATTCGAGCTCGCTCTGGGTGGCACCGAGGCCGTGCGGCGGTGGGCTGGCGATCGTTTTGACCGC includes:
- a CDS encoding NAD+ synthase, with translation MPQLRLALNQIDSTVGDLAGNAEAIVHWTRHSAEQGAHIVAFPEMVLTGYPVEDLALRSSFVEASRAALRGLAVRLDEEGFGELPVVVGYLDRSARAQPRYGQPAGAPQNAGAVLHRGEVVLAFAKHHLPNYGVFDEFRYFVPGDTMPVIRVHGVDVALAICEDLWQDGGRVPATRSAGAGLLISINASPYEQNKDDTRLELVRKRAQEAGCTTAYLAMIGGQDELVFDGDSIVVDAAGEVVARAPQFAEGSVVLDLELPAASAEPREGVVDDGLRIERVVLSEEPVKAYEAELTGGYAERLDDDEEVYSALVVGLRAYAAKNGFRSVLIGLSGGIDSALVAAIACDALGAQNVYGISMPSKYSSDHSKGDAAELARRTGLNFRTVPIEPMFDAYMSSLSLTGLAEENLQSRLRGTMLMAVSNQEGHIVLAPGNKSELAVGYSTLYGDSVGAYGPIKDVYKTSVFRLAKWRNRAAEERGQVPPIPEASITKPPSAELRPGQVDTDSLPDYDVLDRILELYVDRDQGKDAIVAAGFDEELVARTLRMVDTAEYKRRQYPPGTKISAKGFGKDRRLPITNRWRETTH
- a CDS encoding MFS transporter; its protein translation is MTIPSGRPAPRIPEAVHRRRWAILTVLMFSLIIVVLDNSILNVAVKTIASPPPHGLGATQSELEWAMNSYTLVLAGMLFTAGLVGDRVGRKKVLLFGTSLFGFGSGLAALSGSPAELVSYRALMGFGAAFVMPATLAVLVHVFERDEQPKAMGIWAGSVGVAIAVGPVTGGMLLDHFWWGSIFLINVPVVIIAVVCVALLVPDSKDPNPGGLDPLGVVLSIVGMLLLVYGIIHAGELGDFTARSVVGPVALGLAVLVFFVLHEKRSRHPALDMGYFKKPAFSAAVAAVALVFFALMGLTFFSAFYLQSVRGYSALRAGLLILPMAAAQMVFAPRARLAVARFGTRVTCAAGMLLIAVGFWAFALFDTSTPVWAIEIAFLAQGVGMAHVSTPVTYLVVRLLPREKAGSGSAVNNTFRQIGGALGVAVLGSLLATHYRNGIEGHLGVLPAGARNAAGESIEATLAAAERLGPAGKALIGPANEAFLDAMHLTSLCSAAIAVIGAVVVGAFLPGRPGAGPDRQGPERVPETAARD
- a CDS encoding endonuclease/exonuclease/phosphatase family protein, which encodes MAQAYKTETGHGRPQNGRTGARFRSLLDGWRGDPGIWRRGLVLAALAVLIALLMILHAQVPNRIGNLGSLSETFLPWFAVFIPVILVVAVLRRSATALIALLLPSIVWLNLFGGLVTGKSGGGGDLTVATHNVNAGNLDPEGTAKKVASSGADVLALQELPVGQVSAYEQALAGTYKYHSVQGTVGLWSKYPMTDTSPVDIRLGWTRALRSTVRTPEGAVAVYVAHMPSVRVKLNAGFTANQRDNSADALGEAIAHERTGKVVLLGDLNGTMNDRSLRSITSQMRSTQGAAGDGFGFSWPASFPMARIDQILVKGVEPISSWTLPKTDSDHLPIAARIEL
- a CDS encoding TetR/AcrR family transcriptional regulator; this translates as MERQQAEQRKNPRRGRPRSEAAERSIVEAVVRLLEGGVPISELSIERIARTAGVGKATIYRRWEGKEALLLDVVRSMEPVAPPLPGTSVRDDLVALVEMLRRRGLAKRSSTLLHSVFAQMQNYPQLWELYHRTAVAPRRELMEAVLRRGIESGEIRSDIDIELLGDLFVGPMLVRTVLRPEGTPEEGGAERIVDAVLQGVRAPR